AAAATTATTGTTTCTTCAGGTTTTAATCCTGATAAAATAAGCAAATTTGAAAAAGAAAATGCACCTGTTGATTCATACGGTGTTGGTGAATATATGCTAAAAATTAACAACACTTTTAGTGCTGATGCTACAAAAATCAATGGCAAACTTTTAGCAAAAGAAGGTAGAAGATATTCAGAAAATAAAAAATTAGTTGTATACAAAAATGAATAAAAAAAATGTTGTAAAAAACTCATTAGGTTATGATTCTGATTTATATATATACCAAGATAAAACAATGTTTAATTATTCTGTTGATACAATTTTGCTTGGTAATTTTGTTTCATTAAATCGTAAAACTAAAAAAATATTAGAAATTGGTACAAATAATGGAGCTTTAGCTATTTTTGTTGCAGAAAGACACAAAGAAATACAAATTGATGCAATTGAAATCCAAAAAAAAGCTATTGTTTTAGCTAAAAAAAATGTAGAATTAAACAAAAAAGAAGCACAAATAAATTTAATTCAAGAAGATTTCAATGTTTTTTACAAAAAACATATGAAAAATCAATGAAAAAAATATGATACTATTATTTGCAATCCGCCTTTTTATAAAGTTGCAAATAATATGAAAAGAACTAGTGTTTCAGAAGAATTGTTGATAGCTACACATGAAATAAAACTAACTTTAGAACAAATTATTGAAGGAAGCTCAAAAATTATTCAACAAAAAGGCTATTTAGCATTTGTTTTACCAACGGAAAGGTTTGTTGATTGTATTTTTTTACTAAGAAAATACAACTTCGAGCCTAAAAGAGTTAAAATGGTTTTTCCAAGAGAAAATGAAAAATCACATTTAGTTTTAATTGAAGCAAGATTCGCTTCTGGTTGAGGCACAAGTTTTGAAACAAATATTTATCTACATCCTCAAGATAAAAATGTTCATATTTATCGTGATGAAGTTAAAAAACTTTACAAACCTATAAAAATAAAATAAGGAGTAATATGCAAAAAAATAAAAAAACTTTTTTTATTACA
This Mesomycoplasma neurolyticum DNA region includes the following protein-coding sequences:
- a CDS encoding tRNA1(Val) (adenine(37)-N6)-methyltransferase, with translation MNKKNVVKNSLGYDSDLYIYQDKTMFNYSVDTILLGNFVSLNRKTKKILEIGTNNGALAIFVAERHKEIQIDAIEIQKKAIVLAKKNVELNKKEAQINLIQEDFNVFYKKHMKNQWKKYDTIICNPPFYKVANNMKRTSVSEELLIATHEIKLTLEQIIEGSSKIIQQKGYLAFVLPTERFVDCIFLLRKYNFEPKRVKMVFPRENEKSHLVLIEARFASGWGTSFETNIYLHPQDKNVHIYRDEVKKLYKPIKIK